TTGCCAAACTGCAATCGACCTGATTGGATTTGGCGGTTGCAGGTCGTTCATGCGAGACCAGGACGCGGTCTTGCTATCCAGTACGACATCACGATGAGAACACATATGATGCGCCGCTTCCATGTTTCCGCCTTTTTCCTCCTCGCCGCGACTTTGGTTGCACTCGGTACAAACAAAGGTTTTACCCAGTCGGTTTCCACCGCTGATTTGCTAGAGAGGTCTCGTCCTCGACTCGAGGCGATCTATGAGAGAGGCGAGATGCGTGCCAAGCCCTTCCGAGCGGAATGGTTGTTGGACAGTTCGGGCTATCTAGTACGCGAATTGGATGAGGAAACGGGAAAGGCGATTCGAGTTGTCTACGATGCCGCCTCAGGCAAGCAACGCATCGCCGACGGAAATGAACAAGTCGGCGTTTCCAATCATCTACTGTCACCGGATGGTACAAAGCGCTTGCAAAAAGACGGCCGAAGTTGGAATGTGCTCGACCTGCAGTCCGGCGAGAAGCGAAAACTGACTGCAGAGTCCATGCAACCTGATGTGTCATACCAGGACATCAGTTGGAGTCCTGACGGACAGCGAGTTTTGTTCGTCGAATCGGACTCGAGTGAGGTTCGCTTGCGGAACGTGCTGGTTCCCGATGACCCCTCGTATCCCAGCGTGCAGCAGAATCAATTCGCTCGCGTGGGGACAAAGATCCCGAAGCTGCGAGTGGGGGTGGTCGATGTGATCGGTGATGACGCCGGTTCCATCACTTGGCTGGCAATCGAATTCCCTGAGGACGGTGGCTACCTCGGCGAAGTCTCCTGGCCGGAGAATTCGGCCGAAGTCTTGGTGGAACGACTCAGTCGCTTTCGTGACAAACGCGAGGTTTTGCTGGCGAAGGTTGGCGGACCCGTGTTTCCCATTTTCGAAGAAACAAATGAGGCTTGGGCTGTCGGAAGTCACGGGATCAATTCGGGGATCCAATGGCTCGATGGAGGCAAGCGGTTTCTCTTCTTGAGCGAAAAGGATGGATGGCGTCAGGCTTTCACGATCACAGGTGATGGAAAGATGATTCAGCTCCTGACACCTGGCGAATACGACATCATCGATCGTGCGGCACCGGGCGATGTCGTCGATGAAGCAAACGGTTGGTACTACTTCTATGCGTCGCCTGAAAACGGCACGCAACGGTATCTGCACCGCGTTCCTCTGGATGGATCAGGAACTCTGGAACGAATCACTCCGGGTGACCAACCCGGTTGGCATGAGTATCAGTTTTCTCCTGACCGGAAGTGGGCGTTTCACACATATTCGACGTTGAACACGCCGCCGGTTGTGGATTTGGTCACCATACCGGAACACCGCTCGATTCGGACGCTGGAGGAAAACAGCGAACTGCGGGCAAGGGCTGATGAGGTCATTGCCCGTCCGGCGGAGTTCATTCAACTACAAATTACAAAAGACGTGACCGTCGACGCGAGCATGATCAAACCTCGCGACTTTGATGAGACGAAACGCTACCCCGTGTTCGTTTACGTCTATGGGGAACCCTACTTGCAGACGGTGCTCGATCGTTGGGGTGCCGCTCAAGTTGACTTTCATCGCACGATCGCTGACCTGGGATACATTGTCGTGTCGATCGACAACCGTGGCACACCCTCGCCCAAGGGTGCCGCCTGGCGAAGAAGCATCTTCGGCAGCCTCGGTCCTTTGTCGACTGAGGAGCAGGCGGCCGCCATACAAGAACTGGCACGCACTCGTTCCTACGTGGATCTTTCGCGCGTTGGAATTTGGGGTTGGAGCGGTGGTGGATCAAATACGCTCAACGCGTTGTTTCGCAAACCCGATGTGTATCAGCTCGGGATTGCGGTTGTTCCCAAGCCGCAACCGCATCTCTACAACGCTTGGTTCCAAGAGATCTACATGCGTACTCCGGAGGTGAATGCTGACGGATACGCTCGTTCTGCTCCACTGGGATTTGCAGACGGGCTGAAAGGCAAGCTGTTGATTGTCACCGGATCAGGCGAAACCAACACGCACATTCAAATCATCGAAGGTTTGGTCGATCGGTTGATCGAACTGGGCAAGCCTTTCGACTACATGGTGTACCCAAACCGCGACCACGGACTTCGCGAAGGAAAAGGCACGGAGGTGCACGTTCGAATGCTCATCACCCGCTACCTGCTAGAGAATCTTCCGCCGGGGCCGATGCCAACGTCATCGAGTCCGCAATAGCTGGCTCGTCCGGCTGTGTCGAGAGTTCGCCGTCGACAAGTGTCTTCATTGAAGGGCGGAGACGGCGTATCGCTTCCAAGACTTGCGACCCATCAACAAAATAGTTTTCTTTGATGATCCACGGAGCGTGATAGCGACTGTGAAGCTTGATGCATGGCTTGCGATCTGTGGAACACCATTCCACTGAATCGAGTTCGACAAACGCCACAGAGTTAGTTTGCATCGCCTTGGTACGCGCCAGCCGAGTAGGTCAGTTCGTAGCTGTGCGAGTAGATTTCGATGATGTTGCCGAAGGGGTCTTCACAGTAGACCATCCGGTAGGGTTTCTCGCCCGGGAAATATTCACGGACAGGCATCCTTTGCTTGCCACCATTGGCAACGATGCGTTTGGCGAGTCCCTCCACATCCGGGTCTTGGACGCAGAAGTGAAAGACGCCCGTCTTCCAATATTCGAAATTGTCTTTGGGCTTCTCGGCATTCTTGAACTCGAAGATCTCAACGCCGATCTTGTCACCGGTGGACAGGTGAGCGATTCGGAACCGTTCCCATCCTTCGCCGAAGACGTCGTTGCACATCACCCCAATCGCAGACTCATCCGCAACGATTTCGGTCGGTGGCATGATGACGTACCAACCCAGTGTCTCGGTATAAAACTTAACGGCTGCATCCAAGTCAGTCACCGAAAGACCGATGTGGGAAAATGTGCGGGGATAGGTCATGGTTGATCTCGACGAAGAAAGGGAGCAACATCGATCAACTGACAGACCGATCGTGAAGTGATTGTCTTCGAGTTCCAAAATCCGCCAACGATGCTCTCTGAACCATTCAGAAAGCGATGACGCTCATCAGTTTATAAGCCCAGCTACCTTCGACGAAGCGTTTTGACCGCGACATGCCGCAAACGATTCTGTCGTCGAAGGGTTTATGACCGCGGTTGTTGCATTTGGTTTGGGGCCGCGCAGAAAGACAGGCCGAGTCGGGTTGACTCGGCCTGTTCGCATTTCATGTTGGTTTGGCGGGTTTCACCAAACCATGAACGGTTGACCGAGAAGCCGACCGTTGTTCTTTGGAGGATTAGAGAGCCAACAGCAAGCGACTTGGGGCTTGCAGGTATCCGATCACATCGTTGAGGAAGCGAGCCGCGGTTCCGCCGTCGACCAAGCGGTGGTCGTACGAGAGGCTGAGCGGCATCATCAGGCGAGGTTGGATCGAATCGTCGGGCATGACAACGGGCAACTTTCGTGAACGGCCGACCAACAGAATCGCGACTTCGGGAACGTTAACGATTGGCGTGCTGTATTGGCCACCGATTGCACCGAGGTTGCTGATCGTGAACGAACCTCCACGCAGGTCGTTGACGCCGAACTTGCCGCCACGAACTTTACCTGCCATTTCGGCGATGTTGCGAGCCGTGTCGGGGATGCCCATTTGATCAGCGTTGTGCATCACGGGAACGACCAGGCCGTTGTCCGTGTCCACTGCGATACCGACGTTGACGTAATCCTTGTAGATCACTTGTTGGTTTTCGGAATCGATCACCGCGTTGAGCGATGGGTGATGACGAAGCGCGGTCGCGACGGCTTTGACTAGGAACGGCATGGTGGTCAGTTTCAAGCCTTGAGCGGCGTAATCCTCTTTGCTGCTCTGGCGAAGTCGTTCGAGGTCCGTGATGTCCGCATCGTCGAAGTTGGTCACGCGTGGAACGGTGGACCAAGACAAATGCATTTGAGCCGAGATCGTTTTTCGGATCTTGCTCATTCGCTCGACACGAATCGGACCGTAGTCGTCTGAGTCGGGGGTTCCAGGCAAATCGCCGGAGGTGACGTTGGTTCGAGGTGCGGCTTTGCCGGCAGCGGGAGCTGCTTTGGCGGCCGGAGCGGCTGCTTTTTGACTGGCCGAACGAACAACGGCCAACACGTCATCACGGGTGATGCGACCGCCAGCACCGGTTCCGGTGACGCTGGCCAAGTTCACACCCGTTTCGCGAGCGAAACGACGAATGGCTGGACCCGCGGGAATCGATCCGCCCGCATCAGCAGGTGCATCGGGTTCGTCCGCGACGGCCGGAGTCTGAGCAGCTG
Above is a window of Rhodopirellula bahusiensis DNA encoding:
- a CDS encoding S9 family peptidase, whose product is MRAKPFRAEWLLDSSGYLVRELDEETGKAIRVVYDAASGKQRIADGNEQVGVSNHLLSPDGTKRLQKDGRSWNVLDLQSGEKRKLTAESMQPDVSYQDISWSPDGQRVLFVESDSSEVRLRNVLVPDDPSYPSVQQNQFARVGTKIPKLRVGVVDVIGDDAGSITWLAIEFPEDGGYLGEVSWPENSAEVLVERLSRFRDKREVLLAKVGGPVFPIFEETNEAWAVGSHGINSGIQWLDGGKRFLFLSEKDGWRQAFTITGDGKMIQLLTPGEYDIIDRAAPGDVVDEANGWYYFYASPENGTQRYLHRVPLDGSGTLERITPGDQPGWHEYQFSPDRKWAFHTYSTLNTPPVVDLVTIPEHRSIRTLEENSELRARADEVIARPAEFIQLQITKDVTVDASMIKPRDFDETKRYPVFVYVYGEPYLQTVLDRWGAAQVDFHRTIADLGYIVVSIDNRGTPSPKGAAWRRSIFGSLGPLSTEEQAAAIQELARTRSYVDLSRVGIWGWSGGGSNTLNALFRKPDVYQLGIAVVPKPQPHLYNAWFQEIYMRTPEVNADGYARSAPLGFADGLKGKLLIVTGSGETNTHIQIIEGLVDRLIELGKPFDYMVYPNRDHGLREGKGTEVHVRMLITRYLLENLPPGPMPTSSSPQ
- a CDS encoding lactoylglutathione lyase family protein; the protein is MTYPRTFSHIGLSVTDLDAAVKFYTETLGWYVIMPPTEIVADESAIGVMCNDVFGEGWERFRIAHLSTGDKIGVEIFEFKNAEKPKDNFEYWKTGVFHFCVQDPDVEGLAKRIVANGGKQRMPVREYFPGEKPYRMVYCEDPFGNIIEIYSHSYELTYSAGAYQGDAN
- a CDS encoding 2-oxo acid dehydrogenase subunit E2 codes for the protein MTEVKLPELGDGIESGDVLEIFVAVGDVITEGQDIVEMETDKATVPVASDVGGKVTKISVGEGDTVPIGGVLIEVEAAAGAESAPAPAAPAEPEKKPEPTPEPAAAAPTPEPPAPKPAAPAAPPVAQPAATPAAQTPAVADEPDAPADAGGSIPAGPAIRRFARETGVNLASVTGTGAGGRITRDDVLAVVRSASQKAAAPAAKAAPAAGKAAPRTNVTSGDLPGTPDSDDYGPIRVERMSKIRKTISAQMHLSWSTVPRVTNFDDADITDLERLRQSSKEDYAAQGLKLTTMPFLVKAVATALRHHPSLNAVIDSENQQVIYKDYVNVGIAVDTDNGLVVPVMHNADQMGIPDTARNIAEMAGKVRGGKFGVNDLRGGSFTISNLGAIGGQYSTPIVNVPEVAILLVGRSRKLPVVMPDDSIQPRLMMPLSLSYDHRLVDGGTAARFLNDVIGYLQAPSRLLLAL